In the Egibacteraceae bacterium genome, one interval contains:
- a CDS encoding proton-conducting transporter membrane subunit codes for MDALMPLAIAVPLLAAVVLRSLPPSVDRRVRDGLAVLSAAATALVTAWLLRASAAETLVHWVAGWTPREENAIGIALVADPIGAGIAALGAVLMTAVLLTKWNRETVDDRSHTLALIFLGGFCGFAFAGDLLTLFVFLETTSIAAYAITGYRPQELASLQGAVNFALTNTIGATLFLTGAAVLYAHAGTPNLAEIAELLNGAGVEAPTVIALGLMTAGLFTKAAVVPFHFWHADSHAVAPSWAAAFFSAVLIQVALYAIARLHWTAFAGPVEAHTDELRAFYAVFAVLTAGVAAVMCLVQDDLKRMLAFSTVAHLGIAAIGFATFEPDGIAGAGTYVVGHGLVKAGLFLAAGWLLVQHGTVSLAAFSGRAYRLPLLGGILAVGGLGLAGLPPFGMYTGKVLIDEAAEAVGYGWLSYVALAAAALTGAAVLRAAALVGLRATDRGGDRGDPDRDGGQGGQRVTLLILVPAVALMAASAVIGPLPTFIAAAEEAGERFVEVDAYVDAVLHGEAVAEPRPEPEDIFTAESLVESALAALAALILVAASLAIRPTAAALAPLGAAVGGLRRVHSGHVGDYVTWLVAGTAAIGITLSTLLR; via the coding sequence ATGGACGCGCTGATGCCCCTGGCGATCGCCGTGCCGCTGCTCGCCGCGGTCGTCCTGCGCTCCCTGCCGCCGTCGGTGGACCGCCGCGTCCGTGACGGACTGGCGGTGCTGTCGGCTGCGGCCACCGCGCTCGTGACCGCGTGGCTGCTTCGGGCATCCGCCGCCGAGACGCTGGTCCACTGGGTCGCGGGGTGGACGCCCAGGGAGGAGAACGCGATCGGGATCGCGCTGGTCGCCGACCCGATCGGCGCCGGCATCGCCGCGCTCGGCGCCGTGCTGATGACCGCGGTGCTGCTCACCAAGTGGAACCGCGAGACGGTGGACGACCGCTCCCACACGCTGGCGCTGATCTTCCTCGGCGGCTTCTGCGGCTTCGCGTTCGCCGGCGACCTGCTCACCCTGTTCGTGTTCCTGGAGACCACGAGCATCGCCGCCTACGCGATCACCGGCTACCGCCCCCAGGAGCTGGCCTCGCTGCAGGGGGCCGTCAACTTCGCGTTGACCAACACCATCGGCGCGACGCTGTTCCTCACCGGCGCAGCGGTCCTCTACGCACACGCCGGAACGCCGAACCTCGCGGAGATCGCCGAACTCCTGAACGGCGCCGGCGTCGAGGCCCCGACCGTCATCGCCCTCGGCCTGATGACCGCCGGGCTGTTCACCAAGGCGGCCGTCGTGCCGTTCCACTTCTGGCACGCCGACTCCCACGCCGTCGCGCCGTCGTGGGCGGCCGCGTTCTTCTCCGCCGTGCTCATCCAGGTGGCCCTGTACGCCATCGCCCGCCTGCACTGGACAGCCTTCGCCGGACCGGTGGAGGCACACACCGACGAGCTGCGCGCCTTCTACGCGGTGTTCGCCGTACTCACCGCCGGGGTGGCGGCGGTGATGTGCCTGGTGCAGGACGACCTCAAGCGGATGCTGGCGTTCTCCACCGTCGCGCACCTGGGCATCGCCGCGATCGGCTTCGCCACGTTCGAGCCGGACGGCATCGCCGGCGCCGGCACGTACGTCGTCGGCCACGGGCTGGTGAAAGCCGGGCTGTTCCTGGCCGCCGGCTGGCTGCTGGTGCAACACGGCACCGTGAGCCTCGCGGCGTTCTCCGGCAGGGCGTATCGGCTGCCACTGCTGGGAGGCATCCTGGCGGTCGGCGGGCTTGGCCTTGCCGGGCTGCCCCCGTTCGGGATGTACACCGGCAAGGTGCTGATCGACGAAGCCGCCGAAGCGGTCGGCTACGGGTGGCTTTCCTACGTCGCTCTCGCCGCTGCCGCGCTCACCGGCGCCGCGGTGCTCCGCGCCGCCGCCCTCGTCGGCCTGCGGGCCACCGACCGGGGCGGCGACCGCGGCGACCCCGACCGTGACGGAGGGCAGGGCGGCCAGCGCGTCACCCTGCTGATCCTGGTCCCCGCCGTGGCCCTGATGGCCGCTTCGGCGGTGATCGGGCCGCTGCCCACGTTCATCGCCGCCGCCGAGGAGGCAGGCGAGCGGTTCGTCGAAGTCGACGCCTACGTTGATGCGGTGTTGCACGGCGAGGCGGTCGCCGAGCCTCGACCCGAGCCTGAAGACATCTTCACAGCCGAGTCGCTGGTCGAGTCCGCCCTCGCGGCCCTCGCCGCGCTCATCCTCGTCGCCGCCAGCCTCGCGATCCGTCCGACCGCGGCCGCACTGGCCCCGCTCGGCGCAGCCGTCGGCGGGTTGCGCCGCGTGCACAGCGGCCACGTCGGCGACTACGTCACCTGGCTCGTCGCCGGCACCGCGGCCATCGGCATCACCCTCAGCACGCTGCTGCGATGA
- a CDS encoding SDR family oxidoreductase, which translates to MAGKLKDSVVVITGASSGIGRAAALRFAKKGAAVVLAARREQVLKEVAEECLQAGGRALVVAADVTDEGQVRELARRAVEEYGRIDVWVNNAAVSLFARFEEAPPEEYDRVIDTNLLGYVRGMRAVLPVFREQGYGTIINNASVFGKIGSPYVTAYTTSKFGIVGLSESLRQELVADKDIHVSTLLPASIDTPIFQHAANYMGRKVKPLRPVYDADVVAKAIVGCARKPQRERIVGGAGRMLWQQRLTSPALFEKMQARMVDRDHFEQAPAEPTSGNVNEPVAYGTAVSGGWPSSPAPIAGKLLPVLAVGGVAAALAVRSSSDGRLAALTSKVEPSTSPVTWGVNPVVRSIRDAGLSAWFGGSLMGVAAVNRAVSDIDDPADRLRTVDAVWDRWTVPGGMAIAAHLLGSAVAGWGNKSRVLTQRGMASQMAVKGAVSLAALASTVAARVYRKQAVRAAGDRAPVMDATTPTPGTPAEVARAQRRLRAAEYAVPALTGAVVVLNAKMSEDQRPVPTLRQVAARLNPLAG; encoded by the coding sequence ATGGCTGGAAAGCTGAAGGACAGCGTCGTCGTCATCACCGGCGCGTCGAGCGGCATCGGGCGGGCCGCCGCGCTGCGGTTCGCCAAGAAGGGCGCGGCGGTCGTGCTCGCCGCTCGCCGCGAGCAGGTGCTCAAGGAGGTCGCCGAGGAGTGCCTGCAGGCTGGCGGGCGCGCGCTGGTCGTAGCCGCCGACGTCACCGACGAGGGGCAGGTCCGCGAGCTGGCCCGGCGGGCTGTGGAGGAGTACGGGCGGATCGACGTGTGGGTCAACAACGCCGCCGTCAGCCTGTTCGCCCGCTTCGAGGAGGCACCGCCGGAAGAGTACGACCGGGTGATCGACACGAACCTGCTCGGCTACGTCCGCGGCATGCGGGCGGTGCTGCCGGTGTTCCGCGAGCAGGGCTACGGCACGATCATCAACAACGCGTCGGTCTTCGGCAAGATCGGCAGCCCCTATGTCACCGCGTACACCACGAGCAAGTTCGGGATCGTGGGGTTGAGCGAGTCGCTGCGCCAGGAGCTCGTGGCCGACAAGGACATCCACGTGTCCACGCTCCTGCCCGCCTCCATCGACACACCGATCTTCCAGCACGCCGCGAACTACATGGGCCGCAAGGTCAAGCCGCTGCGGCCGGTGTACGACGCCGACGTGGTCGCCAAGGCCATCGTCGGCTGCGCCCGCAAACCGCAGCGTGAGCGCATCGTCGGCGGCGCCGGGCGCATGCTGTGGCAGCAGCGGCTGACGAGCCCCGCGCTGTTCGAGAAGATGCAAGCCCGCATGGTCGACCGCGACCACTTCGAGCAGGCCCCGGCGGAGCCGACCTCGGGCAACGTCAACGAGCCCGTCGCCTACGGCACCGCGGTGAGCGGCGGTTGGCCCAGCAGTCCCGCCCCGATCGCCGGCAAGCTGCTGCCCGTGCTCGCCGTCGGCGGCGTCGCCGCCGCGCTCGCGGTGCGCTCCTCCTCTGACGGTCGGCTGGCCGCGTTGACGTCGAAGGTGGAGCCGTCCACGTCGCCGGTGACGTGGGGGGTCAACCCGGTCGTGCGGTCGATCCGCGACGCCGGCCTGTCCGCCTGGTTCGGCGGGTCACTCATGGGGGTCGCCGCGGTCAACCGCGCGGTCAGCGACATCGACGATCCCGCCGACCGGCTGCGGACGGTCGACGCCGTATGGGATCGCTGGACCGTGCCGGGGGGCATGGCGATCGCCGCGCACCTGCTGGGCAGCGCCGTCGCCGGCTGGGGCAACAAGAGCCGCGTCCTCACCCAACGCGGCATGGCGTCGCAGATGGCGGTGAAGGGGGCTGTCAGCCTGGCCGCGCTGGCCAGCACGGTAGCCGCACGGGTCTACCGCAAGCAGGCGGTCCGCGCCGCCGGAGACCGTGCGCCCGTCATGGACGCGACCACGCCCACCCCCGGCACTCCCGCCGAGGTCGCCCGGGCGCAACGACGTCTCAGGGCCGCTGAGTACGCCGTTCCGGCGCTTACCGGCGCCGTGGTCGTCCTCAACGCCAAGATGAGCGAGGACCAGCGGCCCGTTCCTACGCTCCGGCAGGTCGCCGCCCGACTCAACCCGCTCGCCGGCTGA
- a CDS encoding alpha/beta hydrolase encodes MADVGTFTPQPAFVAGLRWHAVVAGRSSARPVVVLHGWGAAGEAQLPAARLLASSLRVLVPDLPGFGRSEQPSHVPTLPELADALAGWMTAMGLAPAVVVGNSMGCQVLAHLAARHPDQVDAVVLQGPTIDAGARTVLRQAARLAHGSRFERPSLGWVQARGVRQAGVGRLMTTLRHALDDRIEETVAEVACPLLVVRGSRDPLVTQQWAETVACRAPRGELRVVPGPGHCMVYSAPLELARLVRGFLGRH; translated from the coding sequence ATGGCCGACGTCGGCACCTTCACGCCCCAGCCCGCCTTTGTGGCGGGCCTGCGCTGGCACGCCGTCGTGGCAGGGCGTTCGTCGGCGCGCCCGGTGGTGGTCCTGCACGGTTGGGGGGCCGCGGGGGAGGCGCAGCTTCCGGCCGCCCGGTTGCTCGCGAGCTCGCTGCGGGTGCTCGTGCCCGACCTTCCCGGCTTCGGACGCAGCGAGCAGCCGTCACACGTCCCGACCCTGCCGGAGCTCGCTGACGCTTTGGCGGGGTGGATGACCGCGATGGGCCTGGCTCCTGCGGTGGTGGTCGGCAACTCGATGGGCTGCCAGGTGCTCGCGCATCTTGCGGCCCGCCATCCGGACCAGGTCGATGCGGTGGTGTTGCAGGGGCCGACGATCGACGCGGGCGCGCGGACCGTTCTCCGGCAGGCGGCGCGACTGGCCCATGGCTCGCGGTTCGAACGCCCGTCTCTGGGATGGGTGCAGGCCCGCGGCGTCCGGCAAGCGGGGGTGGGGCGCCTCATGACCACGCTTCGTCATGCGCTGGATGACCGCATCGAGGAGACGGTGGCCGAGGTGGCCTGTCCGTTGCTGGTGGTCCGAGGCAGTCGAGATCCTTTGGTGACGCAGCAGTGGGCGGAGACGGTCGCGTGTCGAGCCCCGCGAGGCGAGCTGCGGGTTGTGCCGGGGCCGGGGCACTGCATGGTGTACTCCGCGCCGTTGGAGCTCGCCCGCCTCGTCAGGGGGTTCCTGGGACGCCACTAG
- a CDS encoding hydrogenase subunit MbhD domain-containing protein — protein MTAVQVIALLLVAVTAAGVAATRDTTRQAIVFGAHGMALTLLFLTFHAPGVAMAEAAVSGVVLPLLVLLALAKVRSGGR, from the coding sequence ATGACCGCCGTGCAGGTGATCGCGTTGCTGTTGGTCGCCGTCACCGCTGCCGGGGTGGCCGCGACCCGCGACACGACGCGCCAGGCGATCGTGTTCGGCGCGCACGGGATGGCGCTGACGCTGCTGTTCCTCACGTTTCACGCACCGGGCGTGGCCATGGCCGAGGCCGCGGTGAGCGGCGTGGTGCTGCCGTTGCTGGTCCTGCTGGCGCTCGCCAAAGTTCGATCGGGAGGGCGGTGA
- a CDS encoding MnhB domain-containing protein has protein sequence MSARGFIGLAAVVLLGAWLVEGLLGLPGFGEDAPAYGLALADLALAERNATNAVSAVLFDLRALDTLGEALALFAGAAAVQTVLRELAGEEESEPPASTAVDRRPAPTGDAVRAVALWLVAPTVLYGAYIAARGHVSVGGGFQGGAIVAAAVALVFLAGRQATMHHLAPESALDITESIGAGGFLVVGLVALATGAGFLGNVLPLGEAGRLLSAGTIGVLSVLIGLEAASALATLIQKFVEQTVEIRQEEP, from the coding sequence GTGAGCGCCCGCGGCTTCATCGGCCTGGCGGCCGTCGTGCTGTTGGGCGCCTGGCTGGTCGAGGGGCTCCTGGGCCTGCCGGGGTTCGGTGAGGACGCCCCCGCCTACGGGCTGGCCCTCGCCGACCTGGCGCTGGCCGAGCGCAACGCCACCAACGCCGTCAGCGCGGTGCTGTTCGACCTGCGGGCGCTGGACACCCTCGGCGAGGCGCTGGCGCTGTTCGCCGGCGCCGCGGCGGTGCAGACGGTGCTGCGCGAGCTCGCCGGCGAGGAGGAGAGCGAGCCGCCGGCGAGCACCGCCGTCGACCGCCGTCCCGCCCCGACCGGCGACGCGGTGCGCGCGGTCGCGCTGTGGCTGGTGGCCCCCACGGTGCTCTACGGCGCCTACATCGCCGCCCGCGGGCACGTCTCGGTCGGCGGCGGGTTCCAGGGGGGCGCCATCGTCGCTGCGGCCGTCGCCCTGGTATTCCTCGCCGGTCGTCAGGCGACCATGCACCACCTGGCACCCGAGAGCGCCCTGGACATCACCGAGTCCATCGGCGCCGGGGGCTTCCTCGTCGTCGGGCTGGTCGCCCTGGCGACCGGGGCGGGCTTTCTCGGCAACGTCCTGCCACTCGGCGAGGCGGGCCGGCTGCTGTCAGCCGGGACCATCGGGGTGCTCAGCGTCCTCATCGGGCTCGAGGCCGCGTCCGCCCTCGCCACGCTGATCCAGAAGTTCGTCGAGCAGACCGTCGAGATCCGACAGGAAGAGCCATGA
- a CDS encoding monovalent cation/H(+) antiporter subunit G gives MSVVVVALLVVVALAALLAVGGLLVMDDAQDRLHYTGVATILATVALVAAVVVEVGVSEVAVKALAVGVVVLTSGPVLNHATGRAILTRRHGRPAGDDWKVTG, from the coding sequence GTGAGCGTGGTCGTGGTGGCCCTGCTGGTGGTCGTGGCCCTCGCCGCGCTGCTGGCCGTCGGCGGGCTGCTGGTGATGGACGACGCCCAGGACCGCCTGCACTACACCGGAGTGGCCACGATCCTGGCCACCGTGGCGCTGGTCGCGGCGGTGGTCGTGGAGGTCGGGGTCAGCGAGGTGGCGGTGAAGGCCCTGGCGGTCGGGGTGGTGGTGCTGACGAGCGGGCCGGTGCTGAACCACGCGACCGGCAGGGCGATCCTGACCCGCCGGCACGGCCGCCCCGCCGGGGACGACTGGAAGGTCACCGGATGA
- a CDS encoding NADH-quinone oxidoreductase subunit K: MSAEHLPYLLAAWVLLTGLAGIVTSRDLVHTIMCLAVLQTSVHVLLLAIGYRHDATAPIYDDVPADVAVVDPVVQALTVTDIVVGAAATALLLAFAVQVNKRTGSLDPAGLVALRG, from the coding sequence ATGAGCGCGGAGCACCTGCCCTACCTCCTCGCCGCCTGGGTGCTGCTGACCGGCCTGGCGGGGATCGTCACCAGCCGCGACCTCGTCCACACGATCATGTGCCTGGCGGTGCTGCAGACCTCCGTGCACGTCCTGCTGCTGGCGATCGGCTACCGCCACGATGCCACCGCGCCGATCTACGACGACGTCCCCGCCGACGTCGCCGTGGTCGACCCGGTCGTGCAGGCGCTGACGGTGACCGACATCGTCGTCGGTGCCGCGGCGACGGCGCTCCTGCTCGCCTTCGCCGTCCAGGTCAACAAGCGGACCGGAAGCCTCGATCCCGCAGGCCTCGTCGCGCTCCGGGGCTGA
- a CDS encoding MrpF/PhaF family protein, which yields MNAWLVTAAVVAAAMVPPTVMTLRGSVEQRLVALQALSILTPVALVAVAVGAGRSVYVDAAIVMALLSFAGGLAYARVLERWL from the coding sequence GTGAACGCCTGGCTGGTCACTGCCGCGGTGGTCGCGGCGGCGATGGTGCCGCCGACCGTGATGACGCTGCGCGGCTCGGTGGAGCAGCGCCTGGTCGCCCTGCAGGCGCTGAGCATCCTGACGCCGGTCGCGCTGGTGGCGGTGGCCGTCGGCGCGGGCCGGTCGGTGTACGTCGACGCGGCGATCGTCATGGCCTTGCTGTCCTTCGCTGGTGGGCTCGCCTACGCCCGCGTCCTGGAGCGGTGGTTGTGA